The DNA region TAAGGGAAGTTTACGTGAGGCATTTTTTATGAACCAGCTGAAAAATGCAGGTTATGAAGTTAACGCCCCGTTGAAAGGAGATTTTTATGTTGACAACAAGTACACTTTCGAAATTGGCGGAAAAAATAAGTCGACGAAGCAATTAAACGGTATCGAACATGCGTTTTATGCTATAGATGATATTGAGGCAGGCATTGGTAATAAAATTCCGTTATGGTTGTTTGGGTTGCTGGCTTAAATTGACAGATGGTTTTTTACTAAACTGGTTCATTAGTTCATTGGTCATTGGCATTAGTTTATTGGTCTTAGTCATCGGATGAATGCCTAGCGTGGTGGCTATATTCATCCGATGACTAGTTGGTTCACATTGGTCATTGCTAATTGTTTTTGTGCTTTCGATTAACGTTATTTGAGTAAGGTTAAAACTAACATTGTCACCCTGAGCGGAGTCGAAGGGCCGATGTTTATAGATTTATCCTAGAAAAAGAGTCTTCGACTCCGCTCAGACTGACACCAACTGCTTAGCTACGAGGACATTGTTCTCCCTCTTGCTAAATCAACCTATCTTTTATCACCAGGGTTTCAGCGGCAACATCATGCCAACATTGATTTTTCTTATTCAGGAAACTGTATAAATAACCAAAGAAGAATGGTATCGCAGAAAATGGTTTGGCCAAATTTCGACCTAACGAACGGCCGATAGAAATTCTGCTCCCCTCCAAATCGGTCACTTTAATATTTAATATGCGCTTGCCGATGGTTGCTTGTTTTGCAGATGATTCGGCGAAAATTCCATAAACCAGTTTTATTGCAAATATGATCGGAAAGGGAATTAAAAAGGCCATTATTCTATCGTTCTTTTCCTGAATAAAAATATAACTGATTAAAATTGCGATGATGTAAAAACCGAAAATAATGAAATGGTCAATTACGGAGGCCAGCAGGCGCTGATCGAATGCTGCGAAATATTGCGGCGCTGTTTTTTGATAGTCAAAGCCGAAAAGCTCACGCAATTCTTCCATCGCGTGAGCTTCTTTATAATCGTCCATGCCCGGTTTGCGAACGAAAGTACCTGGCGTTATATTTAAGTTTTTTAGTTCAGCCAAATTAAAAGGGCCCTGCGGCTTTCCATTAATTACAACTGTATACTCAAGTTCGGGATTCATTTTTATCGTATCAAGTAGTGAGTTGCGAGTAGCGAGCAGTGAGTAGTGAGTAGTGAGCAGTGAAGTATCGAGTATCCAGACATGGTGCAAAACTGCTGGCCATTCGCTTCAATCTCGAGACCTCGGACTTTCGAACTCCAGACTTCGGACTAATACCTACTCACTTCAAAGTTACTTAATCCGCCATCTAAATTGATGAATATTTTTTTTGTTGATGTTTTATAGTTCGAAGTTTCGTAAACACCATCGCTAAGTTTTTCAAAACCTTCAAAGTCTTTCGCAGATAAACCTGTTTTGGTTTTAATTCTACAACCGGAATTGGCAGGTATTTTAATTTTAACGTCCGCTAAGCCAGATTTTACTACCACATCGGTTATTGGCAATAAATCTCCAATTTTAACCTCAACATCGGCTGCACCCCCATCAAAACGGAAACTGCGTATTTTAAAATCAGCAAAGTCAAAATCAGCTTCTCCAGCACCTAAATTCATTACAATATCCCAGTTTGGTAACTTATTCAATTTGAAATTAACATCGTTGTCCCCGTCGTTAAAATTCCATTTGTTCTTTTTATCATTCATACCAAATGTTAGCACATTTACACTATCGGTAGCTTTTTTATTTAAATAGAAGTGATTGCTTTTATTTCTAACAACGGCCTCAATCAAAGCAGGCGTTTCACCACCAAATTTATAAGAAACTCCCCCACCAGAGATATTTAAAACAGTTTTTTTATCCGTATCGGCAACATCAAAAGGCTCCACTAACAAATGCGGAGTTGCAAGTACTTTTTCGTCAGTTCGGTCTCTCTCATCATCATCCATATCCATATCCATGCTATGATGTTCACCGCCGCTCGACCACCAACGACCATTGGATGGTTCTTGTCCTCTTACAAATAAAAAAGAAAGCGCTATAACCAAAATGCCGAGAGAAATAATATGCCCGGTTTGAGAATTGCCTCTGTTAAATAAAATATTAACACCCGCTATGATTAAAAATATCGGCCAAAAATGCCATACATTACGCCAGTAAAACTCTATTATACCAAAGTTTTCTAATAAGAGTACACCACCAATAAAGAGCAGTAAAATACCCCAGATTAATCTATCTAATTTCATGTTAATTATGCTTGAGGGTTTGTAGATGTTGAATTGTTGTCGTTGTCTGGCTTTTCTTCCACAATTACTGCGTCCGAAACATCGGCTGATTTTTTCTGTTCTTCCTGCGCTTGCTGGTTTTGAAAGTTCGCCCATTCGTTTTTGCGCCTGGATTTTGCAATAATGCTAATACCTAAAGCAATAAATACCATTGGCCACATAAACTTGAAAAAATTTCTGATGGTGAACCATTCCGGGATAAAATCCAACTGATGCATTAAAAAGAAACAGCCTATCGCCAGCATCAACAAGCCGGCAATTGTTCTGCCCGAATCATTCGGCTTATTGAACTTACTAAAATCGGGCTGGGTTTCGAAAGGTCTTTTCGTGCTATCATCAACCGGCTGAGTCCAGTTTGTATTACCCGCTCCGGCTGGTCCGGTAAATGTATCGGACGAACCGAACGGTGCTGCATTTGGATTATTCTTGTTGAAATAATCGTTAAACTTCGAGAATTTGGCATTTGGATCGTTATTTACCGGCACAATAATCCACATAATAATGTAGGCCACAAGGCCACCACCAGCCATAAAAATAGTTGATAACGCAAACAATAATCTGATAATGGTTACTTCAACCTGCATGTAATCTGCAAGACCAGAAGCTACACCGGCAATCATCTTATCGTGTTCGTTTCTAAAAAGCTTCTTTTCCATGATATTGTCTTTTTTAGTCCCAACGGGATGCCTTTGGCATGTTTAAAAATCGAGCGGCGTCATCAGTACCTCATCAACGTTTACACCTTTACTTAAATTTAAAATGGTAAACAAAGTTTCCGCAATGTCTTCAGGCTGCACAAATTTGTCATCAGGAATCGTTGTTCCCTCCCATGATGATGTTTTGGTTGAGCCTGGCAAAAATGCCGTTACCTTAACGTTGTGTGGGGCTAATTCTTGCCGCAATACATGATTAAGACTTAACATCGCTGCTTTTGTTACACTATAACTGCCGCCATTTTTTACGGGTGCTTTGCTGGCTACTGAGCAAATGTTAAATATGTGCCCTTTTTGCTCCAGGCGCATTCTTTTAGCAAAAAATTTACTGATGTAATAGCAGGCATTCACGTTCAGGTCTTGCTGCTTTTCGAACGTTTCGTCATCTTCATCCAACAAGCTGCCGGGCAAAAATGTACCCACATTGTTTACCAAAACATCGGCAAAGCCAAATTCTTGACCAGCGCTGTCGAGAAAAGTCTTTATTTCTGTTTTTATCGAACAATCTACCGCGTAAATAGAAATTGTTTTATCATCAACAAGCAACTCATTTCGTAATTCTTCAAGGTCCTTTATATTTCTGGCAGTAAGTAGCAAATCGTATCCATTTTGCCAAAGTTTAATCGCAATTGCTCTGCCTATCCCCTTTGTTGCACCTGTTATTATCGCTTTCATGATTGTGGTTTAATTTTTGTTAACAAAAAACAATATTTATATTCATAACCACGAATATTTTTACAATAATCAATTGCGACAACTTTTTTATTGTTTCTTTGTAGTATATTAATGATCATTTAAATTAAGCAAACCATACGGAATGAATTTTACCAATTTTGGCAGATACATACTGCTTTTAAAGTCTGTATTTAGAAGACCGGAAAAACTAAAAATATACCTGAAAGAAATAGCCAAGCAAATGGATTATGTTGGTGTGGGCTCTTTAGGGCTTATCGCCATTATTTCTACCTTTATCGGTGCTGTAATGACTTTGCAAATTGCTTTCCAGTTAACGAGCGACTTTATTCCGAAAACGATTATTGGCTCCGTAAACCGCGATTCGAGTATTTTAGAGCTGAGCCCAACCATTAGTGCAATTGTATTAGCGGGTAAAATTGGCTCGGCCATTTCATCAGAAATCGGTTCGATGCGGGTAACTGAGCAAATTGATGCGCTTGAGATTATGGGAATAAACGCACCGGGATACCTGATTTTACCAAAAATTATATCAGGCATTACAATGGTTCCGGTATTAGTTATTATCTCAATGGTGTTAAGTATTTCTGGTGGTTACCTTGGTGGCACCATTTCTGGCGCTGTAACTCCTGCTGAATATATTCAAGGTATTACAACCGACTTTAACCCTTACACCATTGTTGTTGCTTTGGTAAAGGCGTTTGTGTTCGGGTTTATTATCACATCAGTTCCTGCTTACGAGGGTTTTTACGTTCGTGGTGGCGCTTTAGAGGTTTCGCAAGCCAGTACCAGAGCCGTTGTAATTAGTTGTATTTCGATTTTAGCCTGCGATTATATCGTAACCCAATTATTATTGTAATGATAGAGATTAAAGACATATATAAATCATTCTCTGGCAATGAAGTGTTGAAAGGCATTTCGGGCAAGTTTGAAGAAGGCGTTACTAATCTTATTATTGGGGCTTCGGGTTCTGGTAAAACCACGCTTTTAAAATGTATGGTTGGCCTGCATCAACCAGATTCGGGTGCCGTATTGTACGATGGACGCGATTTTACACCGATGAGCTACGAAGAACGTATTGAGGTTCGTAAGGAAATCGGCATGCTTTTTCAGGGATCGGCACTTTTTGACAGCATGACGGTGGAAGAAAATGTAATGTTTCCATTGAATATGTTTACAGATCAATCTCGTAAGGAAAAAATTGAACGGGTTAATTTTTGTTTGGAAAGGGTAAACCTTGCCGGGAAAAATAAACTGTTCCCGGCTGAGCTTTCTGGCGGGATGAAGAAACGTGTTGGTATTGCCCGGGCTATTTCAATGAATCCCAAATATCTGTTTTGCGATGAGCCAAACTCGGGTTTAGATCCTAAAACATCGATCGTTATTGATGAATTGATCAAGGAAATAACCGAGGAGTACAAAACCACTACCATTGTAGTAACACACGATATGAACTCGGTAATGGGTATTGGCGATTATATTTTATTTTTGCACCAAGGCCACAAGTTTTGGGAAGGCAGTAACAAAGAAATTGCGCATACCGATATCAAGGAGCTTAATGATTTTGTTTTTGCGAGTCGGTTTATGAAAGCTGCAAAAGGAAAATTTTAAGAAAATTTGTACATTTGGTTATGACCACGGCGACAAAAAACATCATGCATAAATTAGATTCTTTACCCGAAAACTTGGTTAACGAGGTAGAAGATTTTATTGATTTTTTGAAAGCCAAACATGCTAAAAGTTTCTACAAAAAAAATGAGGGGCCGGATAGTATGGCTGAGGAGCCGAAAAGCTTGTACGGTGCTGCGAAGGGATTGTTTATTATTCCAGAGGATTTTAACGAACCTTTAGATGACCTAAAAGACTATATGTAATGCGGTATTTAATTGATACCCATATATTCATCTCTTTAATTAATGAAGATCGAAACATCGACAAACGAGTAATTAGCGATATTGAAAATCCCAGCAATGAAAAATTTATTAGCATAGCCAGTCTCTGGGAAATCGTGATAAAGGTGAATATCGGCAAATTGACTGTGACGAGGAACCTCAATGAAATGTATGATTTGATTGAAAACCTTGGCATTTCGATTTTAGAAATACAAAAACACCAGCTGGATAAGTATTTGACATTGCCTTTGGTACATAGAGATCCGTTTGATAGGCTAATTATTTCGCAGGCACTGGCCAATGATCTTATCTTAATAACCGATGACCAATACATCAGAAGTTATCCAAATTTAAAGTTATTTTAATACATGATACAACTACTTGCCCCAACACACTGGAAAGATTATGAACTGATTGATTGTGGGGATTTTGAAAAATTGGAACGTTTTGGTAATGTGGTTTTAATTCGTCCAGAACCGCAAGCCGTTTGGAAAAAAACGCTATCTGAGCAAGACTGGAAAAAAACGGCCAATATTACCTTTAGAGGCCGCTCTGCAACTTCTGGCGAATGGGTTAAGAAAAACCAATCGCTACCCGATCGTTGGCATGTTGAATACAAAAACAATGATGTAGCAATCAAACTTCGTTTAGGCTTAACTTCATTTAAACATGTTGGCGTTTTCCCTGAGCAAGCTGTAAATTGGGATTTTATTTCTGCATCGATCAAGAAATTCACTACTCCCAGGCCCAAGGTTTTAAACCTTTTTGCCTATACTGGCGCTGCATCGCTAATTGCAAACGCAGCAGGCGCCGAAACAACTCATGTCGATTCTATTAAACAGGTGGTTACCTGGGCAAACGAAAATCAGGAGCTTTCGGGGCTGAAAGATACGCGTTGGATGGTGGAAGACGCCTTGAAATTTGTGAAAAAAGAGCTTAAGCGAGGCAAAAAATATAACGGAATCATTTTAGATCCCCCGGCGTATGGCCACGGACCAAATGGTGAAAAATGGAAGCTTGAAGATCACATTCAGGAAATGATGCAAGATGTTGTTCAGTTATTAGACGAAAAAGAACATTTCTTGATCTTGAATACTTACTCGCTTGGATTTTCTTCTGTTATTGTCGAGAATTTAATTCGCACTTCGTTCCCCACGGTTAAAAATCTGGAGACCGGTGAGCTATATCTGCAAGCAACTGCAGGTATTAAATTACCACTCGGCGTTTTCGGTAAATTTTGCAATGTGTAAATGTTGATTACTTTATTTTAAACTCTCGGTTTTCCCACTTACTTTCACGCTTTAACAGATTCGACAAAACTGTCTAAAACACTTTAATCATTTCTATACTAAATCTATGAAATTTCCTCAATTAGCGGGCACTTTAATGCTTGGTTTTGCCGCAATCAGCTTATTTGCCAACTGTAACTCAGATGGGAAGAGCACCAGCGGAGTGACCAAAATCTTTTCTTCTGACACTACAAAAAAGAAAACAGACTCAACAGAGAATGTAATGAAACCTGTTGATCCTAAATTATATGATTCGCTAACAAAAAAACTAGCTAATGGCGATACCACTGGCAAATGGCCAGTAAAAAACCAACCGACACCTTTGGCAGGTGCCATTTTGCCCTTTAAACGTATTGTGGTATATTATGGTAATCTTCACTCAAAGAAAATGGGCGCTCTCGGCGAATATGCTCCTAAAGAAATGTGGCGTCGCCTAAATGCAGAAGTTAAACATTGGGAAAAAGCAGATCCATCAACTCCAGTACAACCCGGGTTGCATTACATTGCAGCTGTGGCGAGCGGTACGCCTGGAAGGGATGGAAAATACATTAACCGAATGGCAAACAGCCAAATCGATTCTGTTTTAAAAATTGCTAAAATGCAACCCAATACGATTGTCTTTCTCGATCTTCAGGTGGCATTGAGCACAATTAAAGCTGAGCTTCCACACATCGAAAAATATCTTGAGCTACCTTATGTTCATTTGGGAATAGACCCTGAATTTTCAATGAAAGATGGGTCGTTACCAGGTAGAAAAATTGGAACTTACGATGCTGCAGATGTTAATTACGTTACTGGCTATTTAGCTGACATTGTTAAGAAGCACAACTTGCCTCCAAAAGTTTTTGTTTTACATCGCTTTACCAGAAAAATGGTAACGAATGCTCAAAATATTAAACTGCGTCCTGAGGTACAAGTGGTTATGCACATGGATGGATGGGGCGAACCAGAATTGAAAAAGGGCACTTACCGCCATTTCATTTACAGCGAACCAGTTCAATTTACAGGTTTTAAGCTTTTTTACAAGAACGATTTAAAGAAAGCGCCTAACAGATTGATGACGCCGGAAGAGTTATTAAAGCTTACTCCGAAACCGATATACATTCAATATCAGTAAGAAGAATTATTTAGTCATCGGATGAATTTTGCAACCGTGCTAATTATTCATCCGATGACTAATAGATATCGATAGTAAAAGGAAGCCTGTGAGAAAATTACGGGCTTTTTTCGTCACTATCGTTTAATGAAAGCAGAGGCTGTCTCATAAAGCAAAACGAAAGCCAAAGCGCAGTGTTAAATTTTTCCCTTTCCTCGAGGAGGACCTGTCCCGACTTTTCGGGAGGGATGTACAGACTGAGCAAAACCACCGACATTAAAAGGGAGAGGTTTAGGGCGCCGCATTGCTTTTAACCCGAACGTTCATAGAAAGAGGTTATGAAAGCAGTGCGAATCCGATAGCTATCGGATTTGATTTGGTAAAAAAATGTATGCCAAAGGCATCCCCTTGTACCAAAGGCATTCCTTTGGGAGGAAAAGTCAAGCTTTTGAAGCTTGGCTTCTTTTCTGAGCTCTAATCAGATTATTCAATAAATGTTAACAGCGAATGCTGACTTGCGGTGTGTATATCTCGCCAAACCCGGTTAATTTCTGATTCCTTTTTAGCAGCTTCCAAACCACAGTAAGGGAAAAGCGTATCAACCGCCTTTCGGCAAGCATGCGCCAGCTTCCTACTGATTAGACTTACTGCTGCCAACTTTTCTTCAGTTATTTCTCCATCGTTTATTAATTGTTCCCAGGATTGATCAAATGCCTTGTAAAATTGATTTCTCAAATCGTCAACCTCCTTTTTGCAGCGGTTCAGCTCACAATCAAAAAATTCAATTTGCTTTTCGTTATATCTTTTCTGTCCTGAACGAGCGAAAAAGGACTGCTCTACCAAACGGATAAAATGATTGGCCATACCCAAACTGTTTACGGCCAAAGTAGTTTCTGCCAACTGTAAAAAAGGGTAGTTAAAGCCCTCATCGGCAACTTCGATAGTGTTGTTTATTTTAAAAGTTCGATTTTCGGGAACCTCGAGGTTGTGCACCTCAAAAGCGTGACTTCCTGTTGCAATTAATCCAAAATACGACCAGCCGGAAAGAATCTCTACTTCATCTTTTTTAAGGATAAAGGACATAATCTTTGGATTTCCCTCTTCATCTAAAATATCGGTTCCGTCTTCGTTTTTAAGCAAGCAGTTTGCGGTAAAAATGGTAGCATGCAGCGCACCGCTGGCATATTTCCAATGGCCGTTAATGCGATATCCGTTGTTGGTTTTCGTAGCCGTGCCGCCAATAGCCCCGCTTCCAGCGAAGCAAACTTGTCTGTCGCTAAAAACTTCGCTTGCCAATTGCGGGTTTAAAAAGCCTGCAAACCACGCGGCACCTGCACACAAAGTAACCGTCCAACCTAAGCTGCCATCTGCCTCGGCCAGCTCTTCCTCTAGCCTTAGTATTTTAGGAAGTTTTTTTCCTGGGCCGCCATATACCTCAGGTACGAAAAGCTTAAACCAGTTTTCCTGGTAAGCGAGTTCCAAAATCGCGGGGTGCAACTCACCCATTTCCTCTGACTTAGCCGAAAATTCACGTACTTTTTCTTGCCAGGTTTGTGTTAAGGTATCCATAATTTGTTTAATCGTTATATTGGTAATTGCGGAAATTGGTTGACTGGTTAATTGCTTTTAAAGCGCTTTCAATCGACAGCTAGCTGTAAATTAAAAACTGCTAACCGTTAACTGTTAATCTCCGCTTACCGATAATTTTCTTCCAATCTAAAAAACCAAAAATGGCGACTACGAACAGAAATGTTGTTAAGCAAGCCATTAACGGTAGCTTTTTATGAAATAATAATGGAATGGCTACGATGTTCGAGATGTTAAGGAAAATCCAGTTTTCAATTTTTCTCTTGGCCAAAAGCCACATCCCCGCCCAGGCGGTTGATGAAACAAAAGCATCGAGTAATGGCACATCGGAATCGGTATGATTTTTTAAAACAAAATAGAAAATAAAGAACCCAATAGTTGAAATTGAGACGGCAATTGCCAATTCAGCATTAGTGCTCCAAGAAACTTGGTTTTCTCCATCTAGCTTGCGCTTTTTCCAAATTATCCATCCGTAAACACTCATTACCAGATAATAAATACTTAATAGCATTTCCGCATAAAGCTTTACATTAAGTAATAAGAACATGGAAAGTAGAATAGAAATAATTCCGGTTGGGTATAACCAAATGTTATTTTTCTTGGCCAGTAACACCTCCGAAACGCCGAAACCCACGGCCAACCACTCAATTAATGATGTGTGTAAAATTTGCTCTTGAAAAAGCTTAAACCATTCCTGAAAATTCATTAACAATACCTTTAACGTCTTTCGACCAATAAAAAATAATTGAAAACTGCTTTCAGGGCGAAACAGTATGGTGAAGTAACCTCTTCCCTACGTCGGCATTATCCGAATCAGGTACCATAAAAGGTATAAGGTTTAGGGTTATAAGGTGTAAGGTGAAACCCTAAACCTTAAGTCTTTCGCCTTAAGCCTCCTAAATGGGTATAATCTCAGCCTCTTGTTGCAACCGAATATGCGAAATCAAAAAGCACCCCTTTGAGTAGCGCAAATATAGTTTTTAAATTGAAAGAATTTGATTTTTATTCGAATTTGTATTGCTAACATT from Pedobacter endophyticus includes:
- a CDS encoding class I SAM-dependent methyltransferase, encoding MIQLLAPTHWKDYELIDCGDFEKLERFGNVVLIRPEPQAVWKKTLSEQDWKKTANITFRGRSATSGEWVKKNQSLPDRWHVEYKNNDVAIKLRLGLTSFKHVGVFPEQAVNWDFISASIKKFTTPRPKVLNLFAYTGAASLIANAAGAETTHVDSIKQVVTWANENQELSGLKDTRWMVEDALKFVKKELKRGKKYNGIILDPPAYGHGPNGEKWKLEDHIQEMMQDVVQLLDEKEHFLILNTYSLGFSSVIVENLIRTSFPTVKNLETGELYLQATAGIKLPLGVFGKFCNV
- a CDS encoding LiaF transmembrane domain-containing protein; amino-acid sequence: MKLDRLIWGILLLFIGGVLLLENFGIIEFYWRNVWHFWPIFLIIAGVNILFNRGNSQTGHIISLGILVIALSFLFVRGQEPSNGRWWSSGGEHHSMDMDMDDDERDRTDEKVLATPHLLVEPFDVADTDKKTVLNISGGGVSYKFGGETPALIEAVVRNKSNHFYLNKKATDSVNVLTFGMNDKKNKWNFNDGDNDVNFKLNKLPNWDIVMNLGAGEADFDFADFKIRSFRFDGGAADVEVKIGDLLPITDVVVKSGLADVKIKIPANSGCRIKTKTGLSAKDFEGFEKLSDGVYETSNYKTSTKKIFINLDGGLSNFEVSRY
- a CDS encoding ABC transporter ATP-binding protein — encoded protein: MIEIKDIYKSFSGNEVLKGISGKFEEGVTNLIIGASGSGKTTLLKCMVGLHQPDSGAVLYDGRDFTPMSYEERIEVRKEIGMLFQGSALFDSMTVEENVMFPLNMFTDQSRKEKIERVNFCLERVNLAGKNKLFPAELSGGMKKRVGIARAISMNPKYLFCDEPNSGLDPKTSIVIDELIKEITEEYKTTTIVVTHDMNSVMGIGDYILFLHQGHKFWEGSNKEIAHTDIKELNDFVFASRFMKAAKGKF
- the vapB gene encoding type II toxin-antitoxin system VapB family antitoxin, giving the protein MHKLDSLPENLVNEVEDFIDFLKAKHAKSFYKKNEGPDSMAEEPKSLYGAAKGLFIIPEDFNEPLDDLKDYM
- a CDS encoding RDD family protein, encoding MNPELEYTVVINGKPQGPFNLAELKNLNITPGTFVRKPGMDDYKEAHAMEELRELFGFDYQKTAPQYFAAFDQRLLASVIDHFIIFGFYIIAILISYIFIQEKNDRIMAFLIPFPIIFAIKLVYGIFAESSAKQATIGKRILNIKVTDLEGSRISIGRSLGRNLAKPFSAIPFFFGYLYSFLNKKNQCWHDVAAETLVIKDRLI
- a CDS encoding SDR family oxidoreductase, coding for MKAIITGATKGIGRAIAIKLWQNGYDLLLTARNIKDLEELRNELLVDDKTISIYAVDCSIKTEIKTFLDSAGQEFGFADVLVNNVGTFLPGSLLDEDDETFEKQQDLNVNACYYISKFFAKRMRLEQKGHIFNICSVASKAPVKNGGSYSVTKAAMLSLNHVLRQELAPHNVKVTAFLPGSTKTSSWEGTTIPDDKFVQPEDIAETLFTILNLSKGVNVDEVLMTPLDF
- a CDS encoding type II toxin-antitoxin system VapC family toxin, whose translation is MRYLIDTHIFISLINEDRNIDKRVISDIENPSNEKFISIASLWEIVIKVNIGKLTVTRNLNEMYDLIENLGISILEIQKHQLDKYLTLPLVHRDPFDRLIISQALANDLILITDDQYIRSYPNLKLF
- a CDS encoding acyl-CoA dehydrogenase family protein, which gives rise to MDTLTQTWQEKVREFSAKSEEMGELHPAILELAYQENWFKLFVPEVYGGPGKKLPKILRLEEELAEADGSLGWTVTLCAGAAWFAGFLNPQLASEVFSDRQVCFAGSGAIGGTATKTNNGYRINGHWKYASGALHATIFTANCLLKNEDGTDILDEEGNPKIMSFILKKDEVEILSGWSYFGLIATGSHAFEVHNLEVPENRTFKINNTIEVADEGFNYPFLQLAETTLAVNSLGMANHFIRLVEQSFFARSGQKRYNEKQIEFFDCELNRCKKEVDDLRNQFYKAFDQSWEQLINDGEITEEKLAAVSLISRKLAHACRKAVDTLFPYCGLEAAKKESEINRVWRDIHTASQHSLLTFIE
- the pnuC gene encoding nicotinamide riboside transporter PnuC → MNFQEWFKLFQEQILHTSLIEWLAVGFGVSEVLLAKKNNIWLYPTGIISILLSMFLLLNVKLYAEMLLSIYYLVMSVYGWIIWKKRKLDGENQVSWSTNAELAIAVSISTIGFFIFYFVLKNHTDSDVPLLDAFVSSTAWAGMWLLAKRKIENWIFLNISNIVAIPLLFHKKLPLMACLTTFLFVVAIFGFLDWKKIIGKRRLTVNG
- a CDS encoding MlaE family ABC transporter permease, yielding MNFTNFGRYILLLKSVFRRPEKLKIYLKEIAKQMDYVGVGSLGLIAIISTFIGAVMTLQIAFQLTSDFIPKTIIGSVNRDSSILELSPTISAIVLAGKIGSAISSEIGSMRVTEQIDALEIMGINAPGYLILPKIISGITMVPVLVIISMVLSISGGYLGGTISGAVTPAEYIQGITTDFNPYTIVVALVKAFVFGFIITSVPAYEGFYVRGGALEVSQASTRAVVISCISILACDYIVTQLLL
- a CDS encoding PspC domain-containing protein, producing the protein MEKKLFRNEHDKMIAGVASGLADYMQVEVTIIRLLFALSTIFMAGGGLVAYIIMWIIVPVNNDPNAKFSKFNDYFNKNNPNAAPFGSSDTFTGPAGAGNTNWTQPVDDSTKRPFETQPDFSKFNKPNDSGRTIAGLLMLAIGCFFLMHQLDFIPEWFTIRNFFKFMWPMVFIALGISIIAKSRRKNEWANFQNQQAQEEQKKSADVSDAVIVEEKPDNDNNSTSTNPQA